In Phragmites australis chromosome 17, lpPhrAust1.1, whole genome shotgun sequence, the following are encoded in one genomic region:
- the LOC133896632 gene encoding uncharacterized protein LOC133896632 isoform X1, whose translation MTLPEGSKDLRNKEKACRYDMKGKKVNSKTYSRRSQMKEKMNKSMEEGNLFAHATSRLIGTNRRSKKLEEKAKGTSFPPLLFSLVLSNFLIYLTLRRGKNRTQKFRLMSCSKWQ comes from the exons ATGACCCTTCCTGAGGGCTCCAAGGACCTTCGGAACAAGGAAAAGGCCTGCAGATATGACATGAAAGGCAAAAAGGTCAACTCCAAGACCTATAGTAGAAGGAGCCagatgaaagagaagatgaacaaGTCCATGGAGGAAGGAAACCTTTTTGCTCATGCTACTTCCAGGCTGATCGGAACCAacaggaggagcaagaagctggAAGAGAAGGCAAAAG GTACTTCTTTCCCCCCTCTTCTATTTTCACTGGTCCTATCAAATTTCCTGATTTATCTGACCTTGAGGAGAGGCAAGAACCGTACCCAGAAATTTCGGTTAATGTCTTGCAGCAAGTGGCAATAG
- the LOC133896632 gene encoding uncharacterized protein LOC133896632 isoform X2, translating into MTLPEGSKDLRNKEKACRYDMKGKKVNSKTYSRRSQMKEKMNKSMEEGNLFAHATSRLIGTNRRSKKLEEKAKASGNREVQHSSEGGVRCGAAEAEGSTAATLQGGCLK; encoded by the exons ATGACCCTTCCTGAGGGCTCCAAGGACCTTCGGAACAAGGAAAAGGCCTGCAGATATGACATGAAAGGCAAAAAGGTCAACTCCAAGACCTATAGTAGAAGGAGCCagatgaaagagaagatgaacaaGTCCATGGAGGAAGGAAACCTTTTTGCTCATGCTACTTCCAGGCTGATCGGAACCAacaggaggagcaagaagctggAAGAGAAGGCAAAAG CAAGTGGCAATAGAGAGGTGCAGCATTCCTCCGAGGGAGGTGTCCGATGCGGAGCTGCTGAGGCCGAGGGATCTACAGCTGCAACTTTGCAAGGAGGATGCCTCAAATGA